A single Lolium perenne isolate Kyuss_39 chromosome 6, Kyuss_2.0, whole genome shotgun sequence DNA region contains:
- the LOC127306284 gene encoding homeobox-leucine zipper protein HOX16, with amino-acid sequence MEPGRLIFNTSGSGAGQMLFMDCGQGAVGAGAASMFHRGGMPMLGGMDEGRGVKRPFFTSPDDMLEEEYYDEQLPEKKRRLTPEQVHLLERSFEEENKLEPERKTELARKLGLQPRQVAVWFQNRRARWKTKTLERDFDRLKASFDALRADHDALLQDNHRLRSQVVTLTEKMQDKEGPDGSFGAAVDASQSELPAAEAKAAVSGAAEEQAAAESLEVQQQLHVKAEERLSPGSGGSAVLDARDALLGCGGVVDSSVESYYFPGGGGTCADEYHDCVMGPVAGGIQSEEDEGAGSDEGCSYYADDPAAVFFAAAGHGHNNHHHHADDVDDQDDGQISWWMWN; translated from the exons ATGGAGCCCGGCCGGCTCATCTTCAACACGTCGGGCTCCGGCGCCGGACAGATGCTCTTCATGGACTGTGGCCAGGGCGCCGTcggcgccggcgccgcctccATGTTCCATCGAG GTGGGATGCCGATGCTCGGCGGCATGGATGAAGGGCGCGGCGTGAAGCGGCCCTTCTTCACCTCGCCCGATGACATGCTCGAGGAGGAGTACTACGACGAGCAGCTCCCCGAGAAGAAGCGACGCCTCACCCCGGAGCAG GTGCATCTGCTTGAGAGGAGCTTCGAGGAGGAGAACAAGCTGGAGCCAGAGAGGAAGACGGAGCTGGCGCGCAAGCTTGGGCTGCAGCCACGGCAGGTGGCCGTCTGGTTCCAGAACCGCCGCGCCCGGTGGAAGACAAAGACGCTGGAGCGCGACTTCGACCGCCTCAAGGCTTCCTTCGACGCCCTCCGCGCCGACCACGACGCCCTCCTCCAGGACAACCACCGACTCCGGTCACAG GTGGTAACGTTGACCGAGAAAATGCAAGACAAGGAGGGGCCGGATGGCAGCTTCGGTGCAGCCGTCGACGCCTCGCAGTCGGAGCTCCCTGCGGCGGAAGCGAAGGCTGCCGTGTCCGGCGCCGCCGAGGAGCAAGCCGCGGCGGAGTCTCTCGAGGTGCAGCAGCAGCTGCACGTGAAGGCGGAGGAGAGGCTGAGCCCCGGGAGCGGCGGGAGCGCGGTGCTGGACGCGAGGGACGCGCTGCTCGGGTGCGGCGGCGTGGTCGACAGCAGCGTGGAGTCGTACTACTTCCCCGGAGGCGGCGGCACGTGCGCCGACGAGTACCACGACTGCGTGATGGGCCCCGTCGCGGGCGGGATCCAGTCGGAGGAGGACGAAGGCGCGGGCAGCGACGAGGGCTGCAGCTACTACGCAGACGACCCAGCCGCcgtcttcttcgccgccgccggacacgggcacaacaaccaccaccaccacgcggaCGACGTCGACGATCAGGACGACGGCCAGATCAGCTGGTGGATGTGGAACTAG